The DNA region CTTCGGCCTCTACCTCCGGTGGCTCCCGACCTCGGGCTACGTTCCCGTCTGGGAGGATCCGGCCCGCGCGCTGCGCTTCCTCGTCCTGCCCGCGATTACCCTCGGGGCCTATGTCTCGGCGATCCTGGCCCGGTTCACCCGGGCCGCCCTCCTCGAGTCGCTGGAGCAGGATTACGTCCGCACCGCGCGGGCCAAGGGGCTCCGCGAGCGGGCAGTGGTCGGGTCGCACGCGCTCCGGAACGCGCTGATCCCGGTGGTGACGGTGCTGGGTCTCCAGTTCGGCGCGTTCATGGGCGGCGCGGTCATCACCGAGGCGATCTTCGACTACCCCGGACTCGGGCGGATGCTGCTCCAGGCCATCCTGACCCGTGATTACACGGTCGTTCAGGGGACGATCCTGTTCGTCGTCTGCGCCTTCGTCGTCATCAACCTGTTGACGGACCTCGCCTACGCCTTCCTGGATCCGCGGATCCGGTACTCCTGACCGACCGGCGGCGGCCGGGCCGTGGCCCCACCCCTTGCGCCGCGCGGGCCGTCCTGGTATACATGGCCAGCCCGCGTCCCCGGCTCGTCGATCCGCGCCGCCGGCACCCAGAGCAAGGAGGCACGCCATGCCACCGACTCGCGCCACCACTGACCTCGCCCGTCGCGCCTTCCTCCAGCGCGCGCTCCTCCTCGGCGGCGGCGCGCTGGCCGGCCCCGGTCTCCTCACCCTCCCGAGACCGGCCGCCGCCAAGAAGCGGGGCGGCACGCTCACCGTCGGCATGCCCAACGACTTCAACACGTTCGACCCGCAGAACCTCTCGTTCGCGAACTTCACGCTCCAGCAGAATCTCTACGACACGCTCGTCCGATACGACG from Candidatus Methylomirabilota bacterium includes:
- a CDS encoding ABC transporter permease, which gives rise to MAQYVFVRLLQLVPVLFMASVAVWLLIYLIPGDPALALLGPDVTPEQLQLARARMGLDQPLPVQYALWLGRVTRGDLGVSYLNGLPVRTMLAQRVPVTLQLTAASLIVALLIAAPLGILSAVRPRSWWSRVASGYNALAMAVPTFWLGILLVLLFGLYLRWLPTSGYVPVWEDPARALRFLVLPAITLGAYVSAILARFTRAALLESLEQDYVRTARAKGLRERAVVGSHALRNALIPVVTVLGLQFGAFMGGAVITEAIFDYPGLGRMLLQAILTRDYTVVQGTILFVVCAFVVINLLTDLAYAFLDPRIRYS